From Verrucomicrobiota bacterium, one genomic window encodes:
- a CDS encoding PEP-CTERM sorting domain-containing protein produces the protein MKKLVILCAMVLACPVAFAQNIVEMTLDSTTSANQENINQYVVDELLGVEVAQKDGWAGWLYWDAPKFSFGPVDLTLASELQLTARYHQEDYEGRPAYSDANIWLLLEDSAGTLQDIAWNPAEESWTGQGDMWLTTTRDLSTVVWDAAFDPTQVTKLWVRSTNWGAPDPPNNDYLRFSELVITPIPEPGTIALFGLGLLGLLGIRRKK, from the coding sequence ATGAAGAAACTGGTCATTCTGTGTGCCATGGTGCTGGCCTGTCCTGTCGCCTTCGCGCAGAACATCGTCGAGATGACACTGGATTCCACGACATCCGCAAATCAGGAGAACATCAACCAGTATGTCGTCGACGAGCTGCTTGGTGTCGAGGTTGCCCAGAAAGACGGCTGGGCGGGATGGCTTTACTGGGACGCTCCCAAGTTCTCCTTCGGCCCGGTGGACCTCACCCTTGCCTCTGAGCTCCAGCTGACGGCGCGCTACCACCAGGAGGATTACGAGGGGCGGCCTGCTTACAGTGACGCCAACATCTGGCTCCTGCTGGAGGACAGCGCAGGCACTCTGCAGGATATCGCGTGGAACCCTGCAGAGGAAAGCTGGACTGGACAAGGTGACATGTGGCTGACCACTACCAGGGACCTGTCCACGGTCGTGTGGGACGCTGCCTTTGACCCGACTCAAGTCACCAAGCTCTGGGTCCGCAGCACAAACTGGGGCGCACCGGATCCACCGAACAATGATTACCTGCGCTTCAGCGAGTTGGTGATTACCCCGATCCCCGAGCCGGGCACGATAGCGTTGTTCGGCCTCGGGCTGCTGGGCCTTCTCGGCATCCGGCGCAAGAAGTAG
- a CDS encoding 2-oxoglutarate oxidoreductase yields MQAVYQRPESLKDVETHYCAGCGHGIVHRLIAEIVDELGIRERTVGIAPVGCAVLGYDYFNFDVSEAAHGRTPAVATGMKRARPDLIVFSYQGDGDLAAIGTAEIIHAGNRGENITVVFVNNGVYGMTGGQMAPTTLEGQVTKTTPRGRMADDVGAPLKVPEMLAVCDRTAFLARCALNSPKNIRAAKRALKKAFQYQVEGKGFSLVELLSPCPTYWGVEPLDALKWIEEKVIPRYPLGVIKDAGTQETP; encoded by the coding sequence ATGCAGGCGGTATATCAGAGGCCGGAAAGCCTCAAAGACGTTGAGACGCATTACTGCGCCGGGTGCGGGCACGGGATCGTGCACCGGCTTATCGCCGAGATCGTCGACGAGCTCGGCATCCGCGAGCGCACCGTGGGGATCGCGCCGGTGGGCTGCGCCGTGCTCGGATACGACTACTTCAACTTCGATGTGAGCGAGGCGGCCCACGGGCGCACGCCCGCCGTGGCGACGGGCATGAAGCGGGCGCGGCCCGACCTGATCGTGTTCAGCTACCAGGGCGACGGCGATCTGGCGGCGATCGGTACGGCCGAGATCATTCACGCGGGCAATCGCGGAGAGAACATCACCGTGGTCTTCGTCAACAACGGCGTCTATGGCATGACGGGCGGCCAGATGGCGCCCACAACGCTTGAGGGCCAAGTGACCAAGACCACGCCGCGAGGCCGGATGGCCGACGACGTCGGCGCGCCGCTCAAGGTGCCCGAGATGCTGGCCGTGTGTGACCGCACGGCGTTCCTGGCACGGTGCGCGCTCAACTCGCCCAAGAACATCCGGGCCGCGAAGCGGGCGCTCAAGAAGGCGTTTCAGTACCAGGTGGAGGGCAAGGGCTTCTCGCTTGTCGAGCTGCTCTCCCCATGCCCGACTTACTGGGGCGTCGAGCCGCTCGACGCGCTGAAGTGGATCGAGGAGAAGGTGATCCCCCGCTACCCGCTCGGCGTCATCAAGGACGCGGGCACACAGGAGACGCCATAG
- the vorB gene encoding 3-methyl-2-oxobutanoate dehydrogenase subunit VorB: MAKNDGNGARSERILMCGNEAMAEAAIAAGCRCYFGYPITPQNEVTAYMAKRMPEVGGVFLQSESELAAVNMVFGASAVGARAMTSSSSPGISLKQEGISYLAGCELPAVIANVMRGGPGLGGIGPSQSDYFQATRGGGHGDYRHVVLAASAVQELVDLTIEAFDIADRYRNPVLVLSDGVLGQMMEPVVIPEHAETHEPEKPWALTGCKGREPQWIKSLYLNEHDLERHNQKLQAKYAQMECDEVRYDTRQIEDADVVLVAFGMVARICRSVVRVLRERGVRAGLFRPIAVWPFPYEALRATRERAQAYLVVEMNAGQMVEDVRLAIEGRRPVEFYGRTGGVVMEVEEVVAEVEKLLVREGVS; the protein is encoded by the coding sequence ATGGCAAAGAATGACGGCAACGGCGCTCGGAGCGAGCGCATTCTGATGTGCGGCAACGAGGCGATGGCCGAGGCCGCCATCGCGGCTGGGTGCCGGTGCTACTTCGGCTATCCGATCACCCCGCAGAACGAGGTGACTGCCTACATGGCCAAGCGCATGCCTGAGGTGGGCGGTGTGTTCCTGCAGTCGGAGAGCGAGCTGGCAGCGGTCAACATGGTGTTCGGCGCGTCGGCCGTGGGGGCCCGGGCAATGACAAGCTCGTCGAGCCCGGGCATCAGCCTCAAGCAGGAAGGGATCTCGTACCTTGCCGGGTGCGAGCTGCCGGCCGTGATCGCCAACGTGATGCGCGGCGGGCCGGGGCTGGGCGGCATCGGGCCGTCGCAGTCGGACTACTTCCAGGCGACGCGCGGGGGTGGCCACGGCGACTACCGCCACGTCGTGCTCGCGGCCTCAGCGGTGCAGGAGCTCGTTGATCTGACGATCGAGGCATTCGACATTGCCGACCGCTACCGCAACCCGGTGCTTGTGCTCAGCGACGGCGTACTGGGCCAGATGATGGAGCCGGTCGTGATTCCCGAGCATGCTGAGACGCATGAGCCGGAGAAGCCGTGGGCGCTTACGGGCTGCAAGGGCCGCGAACCGCAGTGGATCAAGTCGCTCTACCTCAACGAGCATGATCTGGAGCGGCACAACCAGAAGCTCCAGGCCAAGTACGCGCAGATGGAATGCGACGAAGTGCGCTACGACACGCGTCAGATCGAGGACGCTGACGTCGTGCTCGTTGCGTTCGGCATGGTGGCGCGCATCTGCCGCTCGGTGGTGCGCGTGCTGCGCGAGCGCGGGGTGCGGGCCGGGCTGTTCCGGCCGATTGCGGTGTGGCCGTTCCCGTATGAAGCGCTCCGGGCCACGCGCGAGCGGGCCCAGGCGTATCTCGTCGTCGAGATGAACGCGGGGCAGATGGTCGAGGACGTGCGGCTGGCCATCGAGGGTCGGCGGCCCGTCGAGTTCTACGGCCGGACCGGCGGAGTGGTGATGGAGGTCGAGGAAGTCGTTGCCGAGGTTGAGAAGCTCCTCGTCAGGGAGGGCGTGTCGTGA
- a CDS encoding 4Fe-4S dicluster domain-containing protein gives MREEKVFELKIRCDWCKSCGYCIASCPRQVLELSDELNARGVHPVVAARPEQCNGCRTCVVVCPDVVIEVYSNGKE, from the coding sequence ATCCGGGAGGAGAAAGTGTTCGAACTAAAGATCCGCTGCGACTGGTGCAAGAGCTGCGGCTACTGCATCGCGTCGTGCCCGCGCCAGGTGCTCGAGTTGTCCGACGAGCTCAACGCGCGCGGCGTGCACCCGGTTGTGGCCGCGCGTCCCGAGCAGTGCAACGGGTGCCGGACGTGCGTCGTGGTGTGTCCGGACGTGGTGATCGAGGTGTACAGCAATGGCAAAGAATGA
- a CDS encoding NAD(+)/NADH kinase, with translation MKLVSIVPNTTKPGWFELTRRLLDEFSVRGVRVAMPREVVREHGLAGGALEPNAELHQGELVISLGGDGTMLSSIRRVGNCRAPVLGVNIGGLGFLAEFNVDELFGSLDALLGGTLSVSERMMLDVAVERQGEEVERHTALNEIVIDAGTLARMLRLNAFVGSRLLTRYEADGLIVATPTGSTAYSLSAGGPIVHPDLDVILLTPICAHTLTVRPILLPAERSVRIELGEDRAGAGVTIDGQVGVTLRGKDAVKVSKSADRVRLVTNPDRTYLDILERKLGWGGARTPA, from the coding sequence GTGAAGCTGGTTTCGATTGTACCGAACACGACGAAGCCGGGTTGGTTTGAGCTGACGCGGCGTTTGCTTGATGAGTTCTCCGTGCGCGGTGTGCGAGTGGCCATGCCGCGGGAGGTTGTCAGGGAGCACGGCTTGGCGGGCGGTGCGCTCGAACCGAACGCCGAGCTGCATCAGGGCGAGCTCGTCATCTCGCTAGGCGGCGACGGGACGATGCTCAGTTCGATCCGGCGCGTGGGCAATTGCCGCGCGCCCGTGCTCGGGGTCAACATCGGCGGGCTGGGGTTTCTGGCGGAGTTCAACGTTGATGAGCTGTTCGGGTCGCTCGATGCGCTGCTCGGGGGGACGCTTTCGGTCTCCGAGCGGATGATGCTCGACGTGGCCGTCGAGCGGCAGGGCGAGGAGGTCGAGCGGCACACGGCGCTCAACGAGATCGTGATCGACGCCGGGACGCTGGCGCGCATGCTGCGGCTCAACGCGTTCGTCGGGAGCCGCTTGTTGACGCGCTACGAGGCCGACGGGCTCATTGTGGCGACGCCGACGGGTTCGACGGCCTACTCGCTTTCGGCGGGCGGGCCGATCGTCCATCCCGACCTCGATGTGATTCTGCTCACGCCGATCTGCGCACACACACTGACGGTGCGGCCGATCCTGCTTCCGGCCGAGCGGTCGGTGCGAATCGAACTCGGCGAGGACCGCGCCGGGGCCGGGGTGACGATCGACGGGCAGGTGGGAGTCACGCTCCGGGGCAAGGACGCTGTGAAGGTGTCGAAGTCGGCCGACCGGGTCCGGCTTGTGACGAATCCTGACCGGACTTACCTGGACATTCTTGAGAGGAAGCTTGGTTGGGGCGGCGCGCGCACGCCGGCCTAG
- a CDS encoding 1-deoxy-D-xylulose-5-phosphate synthase — protein sequence MSRYLDMIDSPRDLAKLQLGQLEALAQEVRDEIIHTVSRTGGHLASNLGVVELTIALHRTFDAPNDKIVWDVSHQTYAHKLITGRRERFRTLRQFGGMSGFAKPAESEYDAFGAGHASTAISAALGLAVARDMRGSDEKVIAVIGDGALTGGTAFEALYQGHSGIRDFLVILNDNKMSISPNVGAISLYLNRVIASPLYNRFSRAIDRLILRIPKVGLRLVRWRYRVLESIKGLLVPGLFFEEMGFRYFGPIDGHDLPSLLRLLGEIKKERRPVLLHVLTRKGKGYAPAEHEPEAFHSAPRFDRRTGRSKSDRTHPTYTEVFGRTLCERAEQDERIVAITAAMAAGVGLDPFQARFPGRFHDVGIAEEHTVIFAAGLAMAGMRPVVAVYSTFLQRAYDQILHDVCLQRLPVVFAVDRAGLVGEDGPTHHGVFDISYLGMMPNMTLLAPKDERELRDMLHFAFQHNGPVAVRYPRSQGVGANLEAPVERIAYGRGVVERQGGDVALLAAGTMIAPALEAAELLAQAGISAMVANPRFLKPLDQDLLLLAASTGRIVTIEEHVLHGGFGSAVAEWLCDRMMHSVACLRIGIPDAFVEHGSRRELLGQLGLTAPAIAARVKALFTQRETAQERTSDKARP from the coding sequence ATGTCGCGTTATCTCGACATGATTGACTCGCCGCGCGACCTGGCGAAGCTGCAATTGGGCCAGCTCGAGGCGCTCGCGCAGGAAGTCCGCGACGAGATCATCCACACCGTGTCACGCACCGGTGGACACTTGGCGTCGAACCTCGGCGTGGTCGAGCTCACGATCGCGCTGCACCGGACGTTCGATGCGCCGAACGACAAGATCGTTTGGGACGTGAGCCACCAGACGTACGCGCACAAGCTCATCACAGGGCGGCGCGAGCGGTTCCGCACGCTGCGGCAGTTCGGCGGCATGAGCGGCTTCGCCAAGCCGGCGGAGAGCGAGTACGACGCATTCGGCGCCGGGCACGCGAGCACGGCGATCTCGGCGGCGCTCGGGCTGGCTGTGGCGCGTGACATGCGCGGCAGCGACGAGAAAGTGATTGCCGTAATCGGCGACGGCGCGCTCACGGGCGGCACGGCGTTCGAGGCGCTCTACCAGGGGCACTCGGGGATCAGGGATTTCCTCGTCATTCTCAACGATAACAAGATGTCCATTTCGCCGAACGTGGGGGCGATCTCGCTCTATCTCAATCGGGTCATCGCCAGCCCGCTGTACAACCGGTTCAGCCGGGCGATCGATCGGCTGATCCTGCGTATACCGAAGGTGGGGTTGCGGCTCGTGCGGTGGCGCTATCGTGTGCTCGAGAGCATCAAAGGGCTGTTGGTGCCGGGCCTGTTCTTCGAGGAGATGGGGTTCCGCTACTTCGGTCCAATCGACGGGCACGACCTGCCGTCGCTGCTCCGGCTGCTCGGCGAGATCAAGAAGGAACGCCGTCCCGTGCTGCTGCATGTGCTTACGCGTAAGGGGAAGGGATACGCCCCTGCCGAGCACGAGCCGGAGGCATTTCACAGTGCGCCGAGGTTCGATCGGAGAACGGGTCGCTCGAAATCGGACCGGACACACCCGACGTATACCGAGGTGTTCGGCCGCACCCTGTGTGAGCGCGCCGAACAGGACGAGCGGATTGTGGCGATCACGGCGGCGATGGCTGCCGGCGTCGGGCTCGATCCGTTCCAGGCGCGTTTCCCGGGCCGATTCCACGACGTGGGGATCGCCGAGGAGCACACGGTGATTTTCGCCGCGGGGCTGGCGATGGCCGGCATGCGGCCTGTGGTGGCCGTCTACTCGACGTTCCTGCAGCGCGCCTACGACCAGATCCTGCACGATGTGTGCCTGCAGCGGTTGCCGGTCGTGTTCGCCGTCGACCGCGCGGGGCTCGTCGGCGAGGATGGGCCGACGCACCACGGCGTATTCGACATCTCCTATCTCGGCATGATGCCGAACATGACGTTGCTTGCCCCGAAAGACGAACGCGAACTGCGCGACATGCTCCACTTCGCGTTCCAGCACAACGGGCCCGTGGCCGTGCGATATCCGCGCAGCCAGGGCGTCGGCGCAAACCTCGAGGCGCCGGTCGAACGGATCGCGTATGGCCGCGGCGTTGTCGAGCGACAGGGGGGCGACGTGGCGCTGCTGGCCGCGGGCACGATGATTGCGCCGGCGCTTGAGGCGGCCGAGCTGCTCGCGCAGGCAGGCATCTCCGCGATGGTGGCCAACCCGCGTTTTCTCAAGCCGCTCGATCAGGATCTGCTCTTGCTCGCGGCCTCGACGGGGCGGATCGTCACGATCGAGGAGCACGTGCTCCACGGCGGCTTTGGCAGCGCGGTGGCTGAATGGCTGTGCGACCGGATGATGCACTCGGTGGCCTGCTTGCGGATCGGGATTCCGGATGCGTTCGTCGAGCACGGCTCGCGTCGCGAGCTGCTCGGGCAGCTTGGGCTGACCGCGCCGGCGATCGCCGCGCGGGTCAAGGCGTTGTTCACCCAGCGCGAGACGGCACAGGAGAGGACTTCGGACAAGGCACGGCCGTGA
- the xseB gene encoding exodeoxyribonuclease VII small subunit — MVKFDFEKSLSKLEQIVAEMEGNELKLDEMLAKFKEGMTLAEACTKRLNEAERTIEMLAKAEGGGIEKKPFPEEAGAGGSRPVGAEPDDGNDDDDGPDGELPF; from the coding sequence ATGGTGAAGTTCGATTTCGAGAAGTCACTGTCCAAGCTCGAGCAGATCGTGGCCGAGATGGAGGGCAACGAGCTCAAGCTCGACGAGATGCTGGCGAAGTTCAAGGAAGGCATGACGCTGGCCGAGGCGTGCACGAAGCGCCTCAATGAGGCCGAACGCACCATCGAGATGCTCGCCAAGGCCGAAGGCGGCGGCATCGAGAAGAAGCCGTTTCCCGAGGAGGCCGGCGCGGGCGGGTCTCGGCCGGTGGGCGCCGAGCCGGACGACGGCAACGATGATGACGACGGCCCCGACGGCGAGCTGCCGTTCTAG
- the xseA gene encoding exodeoxyribonuclease VII large subunit: protein MTASEREAEHVFTVSELTRGIKVLIEARYPTVWLEGEVSNYRASPVGHRYFTLKDEVAQISAVMFKSARPPSGFRFADGMKVLVQGALGVYEPRGAYQIIIKRIEERGVGALQLAFERLKRKLFEEGLFDEAHKVPIPMLPERIGVVTSPTGAAIRDILNVLSRRFADVHVTLVPVSVQGAAAAGEIVEALDLLNRLDVVDVIILTRGGGSIEDLWPFNEEGVARAIFRSRIPVISAVGHEIDWTISDFVADLRVPTPSAAAELVIGRKAELLERVGFLKAKLYTAVAGRLGDLARRLEVAQKSYVFREPAGLVRQYQQRVDDVLERMALHARHLIVRLGDRTREFAGRLNALNPLAVLARGYSVTTIEASGALLTDASAVRPGDRVHTRVHRGSVTSEVTETAPDPAHDAG, encoded by the coding sequence TTGACGGCGAGCGAGCGGGAGGCCGAACACGTCTTCACGGTCTCGGAGCTGACGCGCGGGATCAAGGTCTTGATTGAGGCGCGCTATCCGACCGTGTGGCTCGAGGGTGAGGTATCCAACTACCGGGCCTCGCCGGTGGGCCATCGCTACTTCACGCTCAAGGACGAGGTTGCGCAGATCAGCGCGGTCATGTTCAAGTCGGCACGGCCGCCAAGCGGGTTCCGGTTCGCCGACGGGATGAAGGTGCTCGTCCAGGGCGCGCTGGGCGTTTACGAGCCGCGTGGCGCCTACCAGATCATCATCAAGCGGATCGAGGAGCGCGGCGTCGGCGCGCTGCAGCTTGCCTTCGAGCGGCTCAAGCGCAAGCTGTTCGAGGAGGGGCTGTTCGACGAGGCGCACAAGGTGCCGATCCCGATGCTGCCCGAGCGGATCGGGGTGGTGACCTCGCCGACCGGCGCGGCGATCCGCGATATTCTCAACGTGCTCTCGCGTCGGTTCGCCGACGTGCACGTGACGCTCGTCCCCGTGTCCGTGCAGGGCGCGGCGGCGGCAGGCGAGATCGTCGAGGCGCTCGACCTGCTCAACCGGCTCGACGTGGTCGATGTGATCATCCTCACGCGCGGCGGCGGGAGCATCGAGGATCTGTGGCCGTTCAATGAGGAGGGAGTGGCGCGGGCCATCTTCCGCTCGCGGATCCCGGTCATCTCGGCCGTCGGACACGAGATCGACTGGACGATCAGCGATTTTGTGGCCGATCTGCGCGTGCCGACGCCGTCGGCGGCCGCCGAGCTGGTGATCGGGCGCAAGGCCGAGTTGCTCGAAAGGGTTGGCTTTCTCAAGGCAAAGCTCTACACTGCAGTGGCGGGGCGCTTGGGCGATCTGGCGCGGCGCCTCGAGGTGGCGCAGAAAAGCTACGTCTTCCGGGAACCGGCAGGCCTGGTACGGCAGTATCAACAACGGGTGGATGACGTCCTGGAGCGCATGGCGCTGCACGCGCGACACCTTATCGTTCGGCTCGGCGACCGGACGCGCGAGTTCGCCGGCCGGCTCAACGCGCTCAATCCCCTGGCGGTGCTCGCGCGTGGCTACAGCGTCACGACGATCGAGGCAAGCGGCGCACTCCTGACGGACGCGAGTGCGGTACGTCCGGGCGATCGCGTGCACACACGCGTCCATCGTGGTTCGGTCACGTCCGAGGTTACAGAAACGGCACCTGATCCGGCGCACGACGCCGGTTGA
- a CDS encoding TIGR00282 family metallophosphoesterase, translating to MRILCIGDIVGRPGREAVTRLVGMLRQEMGAECVVANAENAAAGSGITTKNVRELIAGGVDAITLGDHAWRQRDVFVAFDEFSTLLRPANYPSESPGRGACLVELDGGVQVGVINLVGRIFMDPSECPFKAADRAVSELSRSTRLIVVDMHAEATSEKVAMGRYLDGRVSVVFGTHTHVPTADETVLPNGTAYITDVGMTGPHDSVLGREVKPVLKKLTTGVPAKFEVATGDVRLSGALVTVDERTGLAAAIERVQVRLDTGGQC from the coding sequence ATGCGGATTCTGTGCATCGGCGACATTGTCGGCCGGCCGGGTCGCGAGGCGGTGACGCGGCTCGTCGGCATGCTGCGCCAGGAGATGGGCGCGGAGTGCGTCGTGGCCAACGCGGAGAACGCGGCGGCCGGCTCGGGCATTACGACGAAGAACGTGCGCGAGCTCATCGCCGGGGGCGTTGATGCGATCACGCTTGGCGACCATGCGTGGCGCCAGCGGGACGTGTTCGTGGCGTTCGACGAGTTCTCGACGCTGCTCCGGCCGGCCAACTACCCGTCCGAGTCGCCGGGCCGGGGCGCATGCCTCGTCGAGCTCGACGGCGGCGTGCAGGTCGGCGTCATCAACCTCGTCGGGCGGATCTTCATGGACCCGAGTGAGTGTCCCTTCAAGGCGGCCGATAGGGCCGTGTCCGAGCTCAGCCGTTCAACGCGGCTCATCGTCGTGGACATGCATGCCGAGGCGACGAGCGAGAAGGTGGCCATGGGCCGCTACCTCGACGGCCGCGTGAGCGTGGTGTTCGGGACGCACACACACGTTCCGACCGCCGACGAAACCGTGCTGCCGAACGGGACAGCCTACATCACGGACGTGGGCATGACGGGGCCACACGACTCGGTGCTCGGGCGCGAGGTCAAGCCGGTGCTCAAGAAGCTCACGACGGGCGTGCCGGCCAAGTTCGAAGTGGCCACCGGCGACGTGCGGCTCTCGGGCGCGCTCGTGACCGTTGACGAGCGGACGGGGCTTGCAGCGGCCATCGAGCGGGTCCAGGTGCGGCTCGACACGGGAGGGCAGTGTTGA
- the rny gene encoding ribonuclease Y, translated as MTVFAYAVLLAQGAGSRSNVAPVVLAAALALIVGGLVGALLQKRVTKRRIGSARAQADELVQQAVREAEEERKRRSLELKEEQVRVRAEFEQETRETRKELRQTEKRVQQREENLDRKVAFIDKKEEEVTKREKDVERKASDLDQKDKKLTQLIEEESRQLQRISGMSRAEAREQLLARMEDEVTRDAAALIRRIEGEARETADKTAKKIIGDTLQRIASDYVAEVTVTSVALPNDEMKGRIIGREGRNIRALEAATGIDIIIDDTPEAVILSGFDPVRKEIARIALERLMLDGRIHPARIEEVVNKVRKEMEQTIKEAGEQAAFEVGVHNLHVEIVKALGRLKYRYSYGQNVLRHSIEVAHIMGIMADELGFDSQLAKRIGLLHDVGKSLTHEVEGPHALIGAEFCKRYRESAMVVNGIAAHHMDEEPKSFYGVLSQAADSLSAARPGARSETLSIYIKRLEKLEELAKSFRGIEKAYAMQAGREIRVLVEPDRINDDEALVLARHLSQKIEDELEYPGQIKVTVIRETRAVEYAR; from the coding sequence ATGACAGTCTTTGCATACGCGGTGCTGTTGGCGCAGGGAGCCGGCTCGAGGTCGAACGTCGCCCCGGTGGTTCTGGCCGCCGCGCTCGCGCTCATCGTCGGCGGCCTCGTTGGGGCCCTGCTCCAGAAGCGGGTCACGAAGCGGCGGATCGGCTCGGCGCGGGCGCAGGCCGACGAGCTGGTGCAGCAGGCAGTCCGTGAGGCCGAAGAGGAGCGCAAGCGCCGCTCACTCGAGCTCAAGGAAGAGCAGGTCCGGGTGCGGGCCGAGTTCGAGCAGGAGACGCGCGAGACGCGCAAGGAGCTGCGTCAGACCGAGAAGCGTGTCCAGCAACGCGAGGAGAACCTCGACCGCAAAGTGGCGTTCATCGACAAGAAGGAAGAGGAGGTCACGAAGCGCGAGAAGGACGTGGAACGCAAGGCGAGCGATCTGGACCAGAAGGACAAGAAGCTCACGCAGCTCATCGAGGAGGAAAGCCGGCAGCTTCAGCGCATCTCCGGCATGAGCCGCGCCGAGGCGCGTGAGCAGCTCCTTGCCCGTATGGAGGACGAGGTCACGCGCGACGCGGCGGCGCTGATCCGGCGCATCGAGGGTGAGGCGCGCGAGACGGCCGACAAGACGGCGAAGAAGATCATCGGCGACACGCTTCAGCGCATCGCGAGCGACTACGTGGCGGAGGTGACGGTGACGTCGGTGGCGCTGCCCAACGACGAGATGAAAGGACGTATCATCGGGCGTGAGGGGCGCAACATCCGCGCGCTCGAGGCAGCCACGGGCATCGACATCATCATCGACGACACGCCCGAGGCGGTGATCCTGAGCGGGTTCGACCCCGTGCGCAAAGAGATCGCGCGGATCGCGCTCGAACGGCTCATGCTCGACGGGCGGATCCATCCGGCCCGCATCGAGGAGGTCGTCAACAAGGTGCGCAAGGAGATGGAGCAGACGATCAAGGAGGCTGGCGAGCAGGCGGCCTTCGAGGTCGGCGTGCACAACCTGCACGTGGAGATCGTCAAGGCGCTCGGGCGGCTTAAGTATCGTTACAGCTACGGTCAGAACGTGCTGCGCCACTCGATCGAGGTTGCGCACATCATGGGGATCATGGCCGACGAGCTCGGGTTCGATTCTCAGCTTGCCAAGCGTATCGGCTTACTTCACGACGTGGGCAAGTCGCTCACGCACGAAGTCGAGGGGCCGCACGCGCTCATCGGCGCCGAGTTCTGCAAGCGCTACCGCGAGTCGGCGATGGTCGTCAACGGCATTGCCGCGCACCATATGGACGAGGAGCCGAAGTCGTTCTACGGCGTGTTGTCGCAGGCGGCCGACTCGCTGTCGGCGGCGCGACCGGGGGCGCGTTCGGAGACGTTGTCGATCTACATCAAGCGGCTCGAGAAACTCGAGGAGCTGGCGAAGTCGTTCCGCGGCATCGAGAAGGCCTACGCGATGCAGGCGGGGCGCGAGATCCGCGTGCTCGTCGAGCCGGACCGGATCAACGATGACGAAGCGCTGGTGCTCGCGCGCCATCTCTCGCAGAAGATCGAGGACGAGCTCGAGTACCCCGGCCAGATCAAGGTGACCGTGATCCGCGAGACACGCGCCGTCGAGTACGCACGATGA
- a CDS encoding 5-formyltetrahydrofolate cyclo-ligase produces MKTTLRERMKRARLAMSKVEVRRRSALVVERFLALEAYGASPSVMAYLPVRNEVDATVVMTHVLNDGKVLVLPRMDYEANRIVPHRVTEPAEQLVLGRMGLVEPDAARTDLVAPEAINLVAVPGLVFDRQGNRIGWGRGYYDAFLAALGRRARRIGLAYDFQVVDSIEHDGHDIPMDVVVTEHATVEFR; encoded by the coding sequence ATGAAAACGACGTTGCGTGAACGGATGAAACGGGCCCGTCTGGCGATGAGCAAGGTGGAGGTGAGACGCCGGAGCGCGCTCGTGGTCGAGCGGTTCCTGGCGCTCGAGGCCTACGGGGCGTCGCCATCGGTGATGGCGTACCTGCCGGTGCGCAACGAGGTCGATGCGACGGTGGTGATGACGCACGTGCTCAACGACGGCAAGGTGCTCGTGCTGCCGCGCATGGACTACGAGGCGAACCGGATCGTGCCGCACCGCGTCACCGAGCCGGCCGAGCAGCTCGTGCTGGGGCGGATGGGACTGGTCGAGCCGGACGCGGCGCGGACCGATCTCGTGGCGCCCGAGGCGATCAACCTTGTGGCCGTGCCGGGGCTGGTGTTCGACCGCCAGGGCAACCGCATCGGTTGGGGCCGGGGCTATTATGACGCGTTTCTGGCGGCGCTGGGCCGGCGGGCGCGGCGCATCGGATTGGCGTATGACTTCCAGGTCGTCGACTCGATTGAGCACGACGGGCACGACATCCCGATGGACGTTGTGGTGACTGAGCACGCGACGGTGGAGTTTCGTTGA